A stretch of DNA from Cannabis sativa cultivar Pink pepper isolate KNU-18-1 chromosome X, ASM2916894v1, whole genome shotgun sequence:
atttttattttggaaaatatggccacgtagataattttttagtgacctgtcattgccacgtAGGCAAAATTAGGACTTAACTTGGCTGGACAGACGtcaccttaaaaatgtaaacggaATAGCACTTTGGAGAGTTTTCCCACtaaaatatgaggttggatgaTTTTTTGCAAGTgaattgatagttgggggagttttgccgccaattactctattttttatataaaggtaaaaatatatttcttaCCCGTAACAAAATGTATActaaaagataaataatttttttcttcacgtgtaattaattgataaaatgtatataaacttgtaaattttttatcaCAGTTTTTATATGTGTTAGTAatatttaggctaattaggatttttaacccctaaactttaacatgtaccaaatcatgtcccttgaacttttGAGGCTGTTAAAAaattcccctgaactattgaaattattagatttaaggacttctgtcaaattttattcaattttactaatatgatgaTTGTCCATATACTAAATACTCTCCtttaaactttgatatctactaaatcatgtcctcGATCTTTCAAAAGTACAAAATTGTGCTCTTTAAATTTTCATCCACATCAGACTTTGTGTAGTAATAGTAGACAAAAATCCTCAAATCTAACATTCTCAATAGTTCGAGGAGAATATTTAACGATTTAAAAAGTTCTAAGAAGCATTATTttgtacatatcaaagttttaaaaatttaaattagcctaatatttattttgttttgaaaatatttttggataGAAAAGGAACAATCAATCCCATTAATAAATTTTCCTAGTACGACGAATAAGAATGATTGGTGTGACTTGGCAAGAAGAATGAGGTGCTTCACTTGTTGTTCTTCTCCCTCTTCAATACCCCTTTTCCCTTCTTCCTATTCTCTCTCTTTATTTTCCAATCCAAGCTTCCCTGCTTCTGCTTCTGGTATagtatttctctctctctctctctctctctctcgttacAATCTAGGTTCTAGTTTGTATATGACTCAAACTTTTATTTGGATAAAGTTTAAATCCTTGTCACTGattatttatctatatatatgctccattttttaaattttgacattTAGGATTACTAATCTTatatttgttttcatttttattcaTGTAAAGTTTTGGGCTTTCTGTTTTTGTTGAGAAGTGACAAAGAAAAAGTATCCAGTTTTACGTGCCCAATATCTCGATTACAAGAGTACTGAGCCAAAATTAATCGATTCGATGGAGTCGGGAAAGGAAGATTCGGGTTTGAAAAGAGAGCTTTACTCAGTTATAGAGCCTTACAGTTCAGGGTTTTTGAAGGTTTCGGATCTTCACACAATTTATTGGGAACAATCTGGGAATCCAGATGGGCATGTGAGTAGCTTTGAATGTGGAGAATTCTTGTTAATTTATGTCATGTGTAGATAATATAGTCAGATTGGATTGGAGTGCATTGAAAAATAGATGagaaagataaatgatttgatcatttagtaaataaaataaattagaatCAGAGTtagatgcttttttttttcatactaaTGTTAAAGATGGAGGTtaaatatgataaaattatCCTAATATTATCAATGGGATCAAGTTATTCTGTGGCAGGGGATTAATTAGGTTGTTAGATTAATTTGTTTTAgaatattctttttaattttataagagATCACGAGAAAATTATTTCTACTCTCCAAACATTACTTAATACattgtatatttttgttgttgttgaatTAGCTAACGGGTTTATGTTACCACTCTGTGTTATCCTTTTCTTATCTTTGTTAGTTGTTTGCTTGAAGATTTTTGTTTAAGATTgatgattatatttatatgaaccTTACCCTGCAGCCTGTTGTGTTTCTTCATGGGGGTCCAGGAGGAGGAACTTCACCAACTAATAGGAGATTTTTTGACCCCGAGTTTTATCGAATCATTTTGTTTGATCAAGTGAGTATCTGATGGATCATTGTATTTGTAATAACCAAGATGATTATAAACATTATTGTatgaaatttctttttttttctctttcttcagCGTGGTGCAGGAAAGAGTACACCCCATGCTTGTTTGAAGGAAAACACCACATGGGATCTCATTGATGATATTGAAAAGCTGAGGGAACACTTGAAAATCCCAGAATGGCAGGTTATAACTTGATGTTTGGTGTGGACAAAGTCATTACTtttttataaatgttttttcttttttgtaagaGAAGGTCTTGTCTGTGCTTATGCAGGTTTTTGGGGGTTCATGGGGAAGTACACTTGCCCTTGCTTATAGTCAATCACATCCGGATAAGGTGCATAACATATTTCAGCTTATAGTCCCTTGGAGAaggttttttattgtattttattttcccCTTCTTTCGTAGTTTTGCATACCCTTGTTTTTGACGGCATTGCATGGTCCGATTTTAAGGTTACTGGATTGGTCCTTAGAGGGATCTTTCTTctgagaaagaaagagattgattGGTTTTATGAGGGTGGTGCTGCTGCTATTTATCCTGACGGTGAGTGTGAATGCTTTGCTGTAATGTGACTGAATCACTATACATTCTGAGTTCACATATCATTACCTGTTATTTTGTTTGCACTGATTTTGTTTATGAGATTTTACATGTGATTGTAAAAGTCTTGAGTTTTGATATCAGAATGGTCAAAATAACTGACGGATCACCTTTTtacaaatgatttttttttctgcatTATTTGATTTGTCAAAGCTGGATGATGTTATGAAATTGTGTTTGGCTTGTTTTGTTGTGTTTACCTATACAAACTATCTTGCAGTGTTATAATTACAAGATTAGATTTGTGGATAATATTGTGATTATCTTCTTGATCACAGCTTGGGAACCGTTTAGAGATCTTATACCAGAGAACGAGagagaatgttttataaatGCTTACAACAAGAGACTAAACTGTGATGATTTGGAAACACAAGTAAGACTTGGCTGATTTTTGCACattattgttttttgttttaacttTCCAATATAATGATTTCTACTATCTTTCACGCATGATTCTTTTTAGGGTCCAGATTTACTGTGTCCTTATATTATCACgattagaataaaaaatcaataaataatgaTGCAAACATTTGAAGTACGattttatgttataaaaa
This window harbors:
- the LOC115704195 gene encoding proline iminopeptidase isoform X1, translating into MRCFTCCSSPSSIPLFPSSYSLSLFSNPSFPASASVTKKKYPVLRAQYLDYKSTEPKLIDSMESGKEDSGLKRELYSVIEPYSSGFLKVSDLHTIYWEQSGNPDGHPVVFLHGGPGGGTSPTNRRFFDPEFYRIILFDQRGAGKSTPHACLKENTTWDLIDDIEKLREHLKIPEWQVFGGSWGSTLALAYSQSHPDKVTGLVLRGIFLLRKKEIDWFYEGGAAAIYPDAWEPFRDLIPENERECFINAYNKRLNCDDLETQYAAARAWTKWEMMTAHLIPNDDNIKKGDDDYFSLAFARIENHYFSNKGFFPSDSYLLDNIDKIRHIDATIVQGRYDVVCPMMSAWDVHKVWPEADFKIVKDAGHSANEPGIAAELVAANERLKNKIKGGR
- the LOC115704195 gene encoding proline iminopeptidase isoform X2, coding for MESGKEDSGLKRELYSVIEPYSSGFLKVSDLHTIYWEQSGNPDGHPVVFLHGGPGGGTSPTNRRFFDPEFYRIILFDQRGAGKSTPHACLKENTTWDLIDDIEKLREHLKIPEWQVFGGSWGSTLALAYSQSHPDKVTGLVLRGIFLLRKKEIDWFYEGGAAAIYPDAWEPFRDLIPENERECFINAYNKRLNCDDLETQYAAARAWTKWEMMTAHLIPNDDNIKKGDDDYFSLAFARIENHYFSNKGFFPSDSYLLDNIDKIRHIDATIVQGRYDVVCPMMSAWDVHKVWPEADFKIVKDAGHSANEPGIAAELVAANERLKNKIKGGR